In Balaenoptera musculus isolate JJ_BM4_2016_0621 chromosome 19, mBalMus1.pri.v3, whole genome shotgun sequence, one genomic interval encodes:
- the ZNF146 gene encoding zinc finger protein OZF, producing MSHLSQQRVCSGENPFACKVCGKVFSHKSTLTEHEHFHNREKPFECNECGKAFSQKQYVIKHQNTHTGEKLFECNECGKSFSQKENLLTHQKIHTGEKPFECKDCGKAFIQKSNLIRHQRTHTGEKPFVCKECGKTFSGKSNLTEHEKIHIGEKPFKCSECGTAFGQKKYLIKHQNIHTGEKPYECNECGKAFSQRTSLIVHVRIHSGDKPYECNVCGKAFSQSSSLTVHVRSHTGEKPYGCNECGKAFSQFSTLALHLRIHTGKKPYQCSECGKAFSQKSHHIRHQKIHTH from the coding sequence ATGTCACACCTCAGTCAGCAGAGAGTTTGTAGTGGGGAAAACCCCTTTGCCTGTAAGGTATGTGGGAAAGTCTTCAGCCACAAATCAACTCTCACTGAGCATGAGCATTTTCATAATAGAGAGAAACCttttgaatgtaatgaatgtggaaaagcaTTCAGCCAAAAGCAGTATGTTATTAAACATCAAAATACCCATACTGGAGAGAAGCTttttgaatgtaatgaatgtggaaaatcCTTCAGCCAGAAGGAAAACCTTCTTACCCATCAGaaaattcacactggagagaaaccttttgAGTGTAAGGATTGTGGGAAAGCTTTCATTCAGAAGTCGAACCTCATCAGACACCAGAgaactcacacaggagagaagccctTTGTATGTAAGGAGTGTGGGAAAACCTTCAGTGGCAAGTCAAACCTTACAGAGCATGAGAAAATTCATATTGGAGAGAAACCCTTTAAGTGTAGTGAATGTGGAACAGCTTTTGGTCAGAAGAAGTACCTcataaaacatcaaaatattcacactggagagaaaccctatgaatgtaatgaatgtggaaaagccttctcTCAGCGAACGTCACTTATTGTACATGTGAGAATTCATTCAGGTGATAAGCCTTATGAATGCAATGTATGTGGAAAAGCCTTCTCTCAAAGTTCATCTCTTACGGTGCATGTGAGAAGCCATACAGGTGAGAAACCCTATGGTTGTAATGAGTGTGGGAAAGCTTTCTCTCAATTCTCAACCCTTGCTCTACATTTGAGAATACACACAGGTAAGAAGCCTTATCAAtgtagtgaatgtgggaaagctttcagccAGAAATCACACCATATTAGACACCAGAAAATTCATACTCATTAA